The Anomaloglossus baeobatrachus isolate aAnoBae1 chromosome 4, aAnoBae1.hap1, whole genome shotgun sequence genome contains the following window.
tgactcTTACAACAACCCATCATCTCCTATCATCACTTGTTTCCATTTACCACAACCCACCACAAGAGATCATCACTCATCACTATCGACCACGGCCCACAATCATCCACTACAACTCACAATCACCCACAACAACCAATTGCCGACTAGCTCCACTAATGTTTGTCATCTAAACCTACCATCAACCTCATCCCactgtaatggggtcaacaagtccgactgtatcccttctgtagaaatggctttgaatactgttccagcaattgcccacaagggggcagcgtcgtactgtacaacgacaaacacagagctgggaaattccccacaggagctggtgtgtgaaaaaccagaagagaagacgcgggaaggtggtgttcagctccggagctcagtgaggagagtcctgcgtgtggtctccctgaagagagggctcgttttgccgcaaaagtcaggaagaaatcacccggtgaaagcagtttctgtcactcccagtctgcagaactttgttttcctcagggagttaaccggactaccgagcaccgccatctgagtgtaattgcagggactgtgacctgccttcttctgcccggcgtgttccgggaccaaaagactacttataatccgtcaccagctggggaagataaaagaaaagaaaagaccgaggagcttcatctctccagcgctgcaccgggacccatcaccgcgagaccccaggcctgcgacgtgggagcgacatcttctttcgggatagactggtacgtgttggtagggaaagttagggaaagttgccgccattttttttgttgttgttttttcttgctgcatacccggaaggagtgaaagtccaggggcttcctatacccatgtgtgcagatagctcagttgattgtattataaacatgtttcctagtaaagaaatgttactaccggtaaaatctgagtatggggattttgttggaatagagcatacacacacacccgcggccctaccatcggtcgcttcatgtggcgtagtcggcaggatgtgtgaccaacaaaatcatcccccggtagtaacttataaccagacagctcccccgccgtctattgtcaatcaggtgaggaagtttgacggacggaactatcctgtaacggaatggactgaacaacttaagatagtgggggaaatgtataacactgactcccctaccacagtacccggaggggatgacactaccaacacgactgacgacacggacgtttcccggcacagtgatcaccttgactctgagatcagtgacccccctacacaacccagttctttccccggggtgctgactggagtggggcgtagagacagtgacagggaggggaacaaccgacccttgaggcgcactgaccgcaccactgctgggatcccgcccggccggtcttacagggaccagtacgtatggcccacttctcaaccaacccctgtaacgtctgcagtcatcgctgcctgggaaccgacggtagttgacagggactgccaacctttaagtgggggggtatgtaatggggtcaacaagtccgactgtatcccttctgtagaaatggctttgaatactgttccagcaattgcccacaagggggcagcgtcgtactgtacaacgacaaacacagagctgggaaattccccacaggagctggtgtgtgaaaaaccagaagagaagacgcgggaaggtggtgttcagctccggagctcagtgaggagagtcctgcgtgtggtctccctgaagagagggctcgttttgccgcaaaagtcaggaagaaatcacccggtgaaagcagtttctgtcactcccagtctgcagaactttgttttcctcagggagttaaccggactaccgagcaccgccatctgagtgtaattgcagggactgtgacctgccttcttctgcccggcgtgttccgggaccaaaagactacttataatccgtcaccagctggggaagataaaagaaaagaaaagaccgaggagcttcatctctccagcgctgcaccgggacccatcaccgcgagaccccaggcctgcgacgtgggagcgacatcttctttcgggatagactggtacatgttggtagggaaagttagggaaagttgccgccattttttttgttgttgttttttcttgctgcatacccggaaggagtgaaagtccaggggcttcctatacccatgtgtgcagatagctcagttgattgtattataaacatgtttcctagtaaagaaatgttactaccggtaaaatctgagtatggggattttgttggaatagagcatacacacacacccgcagcCCTACCATCGGTCGCTTCACCACCATCAACTAGCATCACCTCCCACCAAGACCCACCAAGACCCACCATCACCAACAACCAACCTACCAAAGTACCACCTACAATAACATCTTAACACACACCAAAACCTGCCATAACCCATCAGTGACTACCTCCAACCACCATTATCCACCAACAGCCACCACCACAATCTTCCATTACATCTTGGCACCCACCAAAACCCACTTTCCTTCACCCTCACCCAACACCAATTACCATCATCCTCCACCAATTCTCACGCCCTCACCTGTCATACCTCATCCAGCCCCTGTCATACACATGAAAAACATTCACAACTATATACTAATATGCTCAGAGAGGTGATTCTAAAATGCAATGATTCATTATATGAGTGATTCGGATTGTTTGGGAGACTTTTCAGGAACCTTAACAAATAAACCTGACATCGGTGAGACTAAGGTCATCTCGGAAATATCCTTGTTTTGGCAGCACTCTGGTTATGATTCCACGTATTCCTTTAGGACATGCTTCACTACATGGTCCATAGTCTCCCCATGTCTGTCCATCTCCCTCTATGATGGAGCCATCAGAGCACGTGAACTTGATGTTGTTGGCAGCTGTGTCATCGACTGGGTCTCCGGTCTCCACTCTTAGGCAGAAGCCTAAGAGAAATCCTGAGGGACACGAGAAATACTTCCCCCAAGATCCAAATCTAAAGATAAAGCAAACAATGCTGAATACAAATCCACACGGTCTTGTTCTACATCCCTATGCTGACCATTGTTAATTATTTCTCATCTACTAGGTTTCTGATTCCTCCTCTTGATCCACCTTAGGACCATTCCATTTACCCGTATTCATGACCAGGGACAATTTTTTCCATACATACGTTTACATGAgatcaaatattttttttctctttttttgtgatATGCTTTGTATCTTTATATTCATATTTATATATGTTCCTGTGGACGTCGGCTCCATCGCCCGGACAAACCTTTTTACGACGGATCTGTCGCACGACAGAcgaaacgtgaggccatctgtcgcaatccgtcgctaatacaagtcaatgagaaaaaaactgatccagcactggatccgtttttttttacaaaacgacggattgcgactgatggcaaaaaactgatgtgtgaaagagacctaaaGGCACCAACAAATGTCCACACTTGTTGATTACGCCAACTAGCCTAAGAAACTATATGGTGACGGGTTGTTGTAAGCCCCGGACTAAGCCTCTGATCAGAAGATCTATTCGGTGGATTGGTGTTTGGGCTTCTGTACGTATCAACATGGCTGTCCTCTGCTCCTCCGTTTCCTGGGTTTCCATTTTGTACCCATTTCACCTATGTGAGAACTTACTCTCCTTCCGTGGAGGTAATCTTCTTCAGCACGTCCGTAGATGTAGGTGTAGTACAGAGCAGCCGGATCGCATTCAGAGCCGTATCATCGAGAACATCTTTCCACTCTTCCACCTAAGAGTAAGACAACAAAGTGTAAAAACAACAGGTCCCCGTCCATACATCCGTCCTAgtccctgtatatatgtatatcctggtccctgtatatatgtatatcctGGTCCTCGTCCATACATCCGTCCTAgtccctgtatatatgtatatcctggtccctgtatatatgtatatcctGGTCCTCGTCCATACATCCGTCCTAgtccctgtatatatgtatatcctGGTCCCCGTCCATACATCCGTCCTAgtccctgtatatatgtatatcctGGTCCCCGTCCATACATCCGTCCTAgtccctgtatatatgtatatcctGGTCCCCGTCCATACATCCGTCCTAgtccctgtatatatgtatatcctGGTCCCCGTCCATACATCCGTCCTAGtccctatatatatgtatatcctgGTCGCCGTCCATACATCCGTCCTAATCCCTGTGTATATGTATATCCTGGTACTTGTTTTTAAAGTTTTAaagctttctataaagacacatctgcagatttttccctccgctctctatacagacacatctgcaggtttttaccgccattctctataaagacacatctgcaggtttttccctccgctctctatacagacacatctgcaggtttttccctccactctctatacagacacatctgcaggttttccctccgctctctatacagacacatctgcaggtttttccctccgctctctatacagacacatctgcaggttttcacctccgctctctataaagagacatctgcaggtttttccctctgctctctatacagacacatctgcaggttttccctccgctctctatacaaacacatctgcaggttttccctccgctctctataaagacacatctgcaggttttccctccactctctatacagacacatctgcaggttttccctccgctctctatacagacacatctgcaggtttttccctccgcgctctatacagacacatctgcaggtttctccctccgctctttatacagacacatctgcaggtttttacctccattctctataaagacacatctgcaggtttttccctccattctctataaagacacatctgcaggtttttccctccgctctctataaagagacatctgcaggttttcccccccactctctatacagacacatctgcaggtttttccctccacgctctatacagacacatctgcaggtttctccctccgctctttatacagacacatctgcaggtttttacctccattctctataaagacacatctgcaggtttttccctccattctctataaagacacatctgcaggtttttccctccgctctctatacagacacatctgcaggtttttccctccattctctatacagacacatctgcaggttttccctccactctctataaagacacatctgcaggtttttctcactatctgatatgaaatcagaataaacctttctcattttaggtcaatcaggaaccaaaattctttctatttgccaaatgtcagaataatgagagagagagagaatgatttcaggcattattactttctgcacagtgaaATATTTACATACACTaatggctgctttacacactgcaacatcgctagcgattgcaccctccaccgtcgtttgtgcgtcacgggcaaatcactgcccgtagcgcacaatatcgctagtacccgtcacacggacttaccttcctagcgacgtcgctgtggccggcaaactgcctcttttctaaggggggcggtttgtgcggcgtcacagtgacgtcacacgacaggcgtccaatagactcggaggggcggagaacagccacataaaagtcacgcccacctcgttgccggaggacacatgtacggtgttgttcgtcgttcctgcggtgtcacacgtagcgatgtgtgctgcctcaggaacgacaaacaacctgcatccaaaatcagcaacgacatttggaaaatgaacgacgtgtcaagaatcaacgatttggtattttgcatcgttaacggtcgctcgtaggtgtcacacgcaacgacatggctaacgaggctggatgtgcatcacgaattccgtgaccccaacgtcatctcgttagcgaaatcattgcgtgtaaagcccccttaagagtactgtgcctttaaacaatatgggacagcccatatgatgatgtcatgtctttggaagcttctgataggtttattggcaacatctgagttaattagagacacacccgtGGATGTATATTAACACACTCCAggtgattccaggtgagaggaggaagaatacTGTGAAGGCTATGGGAGGCGACTGATGGAAGTTATTCcaaagggcgtgcaaccaaatattaagggtGCCAACTATTTTgcccatttattttttttgcccattgggttttgtgtgaaattatgcccaatttgtCTTTTTCTctaatgttttttttctattattccaatacacacaaaggaaataaacccgTGTAGAACAAAacctgtgtaattgcaataattttcttgcagaaatttctggaacaatttcgaCGATGCCAACACTTCAGTCATGGCTGTATACTCTCCATTATGTCTATACATCCATATTAGATCCAGACTATACATCAGTATTAGTACACCCTAGTCCCTGTCTATACATCTGTTCTAATCCCTGTTTGTATCATAATCCCTGTACATACAGCTGTATTAGTCTCTGTCTTCACATATGTCCTAGCCCTTGTTTATACATATATTCTAGACTTGTTATATTAGATCCAATCTATAAATCATAGTCCACCATACTCCCTCTTTATACATATGTCCTAGCCCTTGTTTatacatatactagctgtagtacccagtcgttgcccggaatagtaactgtctctccaagtctttgtgtgtctgtctgtctctgtgtgtctgtctctgtgtgtctgtctctgtgtgtctgtctgtgtgtctgtctctgtgtgtctgtctctttccctgtctgtctctttccctgtctgtctctatccatgtctgtctttctgtctgtgtctatctctgtctgtctgtgtatcagtctctctgtctgtctctctctctgtgtctgtctgtctctcactatctctgtctgtgtctattggtctctctgtatctctgtgtctgtctgcctgtaagtctctttccctgcctgtctcattccaggtctgtctctttccccatctgtctctttccccatctatctcttcccccgtctgtctcttccccgtctgtctcttcccccgtctgtctcttccccgtctgtctct
Protein-coding sequences here:
- the LOC142302154 gene encoding vitelline membrane outer layer protein 1 homolog is translated as MLSVLLLLVTLQNLVAAQTTISVPNGVPKGEWGPTEVCDPGTRVRGFELKVEEWKDVLDDTALNAIRLLCTTPTSTDVLKKITSTEGEFGSWGKYFSCPSGFLLGFCLRVETGDPVDDTAANNIKFTCSDGSIIEGDGQTWGDYGPCSEACPKGIRGIITRVLPKQGYFRDDLSLTDVRFIC